The following coding sequences lie in one Megalodesulfovibrio gigas DSM 1382 = ATCC 19364 genomic window:
- a CDS encoding alanine racemase: protein MTPPWTPLALRLETPAVLVDQTRLDANLRHMQGKAQTQGVALRPHAKSHKSGQIARLQLAAGAVGLTVATVEEACAFLAAGVPSVTMAYPQPQVARLERCMALAAAKAAELLFVVDGLLVLTALAEAAAKHPCPALTDGDSRWGVFLKVDVGLGRCGVAPESGVLVELARAVSRCAGLRFAGILSHAGHAYAAGDAQGVRAIAGDEILKMALARMRLQDAGFHPPVVSVGATPTALAAESFAGVQEIRPGNYIFLDLQAVRLGLATLDDPALWVVATVVSRNWKYCILDAGSKTLSSDAGPHGLALAPSPDEDAPRHGLAFPLHPESPGDAEGYPIVKLSEEHAFMVHHGIGPRVGEKVRILPAHACSVTNLTEHLTVAFPDGRLESWPVLARPGRPAAAPPAI, encoded by the coding sequence ATGACACCACCCTGGACGCCCCTCGCTCTTCGTCTGGAAACCCCGGCCGTGCTGGTGGATCAGACGCGTCTGGACGCGAATCTCCGCCACATGCAGGGCAAGGCCCAGACCCAGGGCGTTGCATTGCGTCCGCATGCCAAGTCGCATAAATCGGGGCAGATTGCCCGGCTGCAGTTGGCCGCAGGCGCGGTGGGCCTCACCGTGGCCACCGTCGAGGAAGCCTGTGCGTTCCTGGCGGCCGGCGTGCCATCCGTCACCATGGCCTATCCGCAACCCCAAGTCGCCAGACTGGAACGCTGCATGGCCCTGGCTGCCGCCAAGGCCGCCGAACTGCTGTTTGTGGTGGATGGCCTGCTCGTGCTCACGGCCCTGGCCGAGGCAGCCGCGAAACATCCGTGCCCGGCCCTGACCGACGGCGACTCCCGCTGGGGCGTGTTTCTCAAGGTGGATGTGGGCCTGGGACGCTGCGGCGTGGCGCCGGAATCCGGCGTGCTGGTGGAGCTGGCCCGGGCCGTGTCCCGGTGTGCCGGACTGCGCTTCGCCGGCATCCTCTCCCATGCCGGCCATGCCTATGCTGCGGGCGATGCACAGGGCGTGCGGGCCATCGCCGGCGATGAAATCCTCAAAATGGCCCTGGCCAGAATGCGGCTGCAGGACGCCGGCTTTCACCCGCCGGTGGTCAGTGTGGGCGCCACGCCCACGGCCCTGGCCGCGGAATCCTTTGCCGGCGTGCAGGAAATTCGTCCCGGCAATTACATCTTTCTGGATCTGCAGGCCGTGCGCCTGGGGCTGGCCACCCTGGACGACCCCGCCTTGTGGGTGGTGGCCACGGTGGTGAGCCGCAACTGGAAGTATTGCATCCTGGACGCCGGCTCCAAGACCCTTTCCTCCGATGCCGGCCCGCACGGTCTGGCGCTTGCTCCCAGCCCTGACGAGGACGCTCCCCGGCACGGCCTGGCCTTTCCGCTGCATCCGGAAAGCCCTGGCGATGCCGAGGGCTATCCCATCGTCAAACTTTCCGAAGAACATGCGTTCATGGTCCACCATGGCATCGGCCCCCGCGTGGGCGAAAAGGTGCGCATTCTGCCGGCGCATGCCTGCAGCGTGACCAACCTGACGGAGCACCTGACCGTGGCGTTTCCCGATGGCCGGCTGGAATCCTGGCCTGTGCTCGCCCGGCCCGGCAGACCGGCCGCGGCCCCGCCGGCAATCTGA
- a CDS encoding ferredoxin, giving the protein MPIEVNDDCMACEACVEICPDVFEMNEEGDKAVVINPDSDLDCVEEAIDSCPAEAIIRS; this is encoded by the coding sequence ATGCCTATCGAAGTCAATGACGATTGCATGGCCTGTGAAGCCTGTGTGGAAATCTGCCCCGACGTGTTCGAAATGAACGAAGAAGGCGACAAGGCTGTGGTTATCAATCCCGATTCCGATCTGGATTGCGTGGAAGAAGCCATCGACAGCTGCCCTGCCGAAGCGATCATTCGGTCCTGA
- a CDS encoding SagB/ThcOx family dehydrogenase, whose product MTSAMEYHHATSHVRERLAGRELDWAHRPEVFKRYPPGAVEQLLPLPACAVAAAQSLPLLLQGRHARTGRPSLQQLSNILGLASGITRTRIQGGGAYHFRTWASAGGLFPCELYLALGGAWEHADPEGRLVPGLWHHQPETHSLTLLRHGDALGVAAMAAGLPEASSRPSRLAGVACITAIVHRSAWKYGERAYRYLLLDAGHLAENLLLALWLEGYGAMWAADFKDDAMNALLGLDGEREICLLAIPFFSGEMPDAFAAMPAPAGPLAEFADRNAVQDASRCARVERPWPVLLGLHRAGNIESRFVGRSEAASPPAVETLFGADVREPLPLQDAAAVHAERLWPSISRTILSRRSQRRFVSEPVPAATFQAFCHLLCDRSLQDRGARNLCLALGLRNIDGFSDGLYALDREGRTLTLLHPDAPHEALALACLGQTWMVRAAVQVCMVADVAACEGRWGPRSYRALGLAAGRLGQRVYLAATSLGWGACGVGAFFDDEAGAVLGLRGAARLLYAVPAGPVAEAT is encoded by the coding sequence ATGACGTCCGCCATGGAGTACCATCACGCCACCAGCCACGTGCGCGAACGGCTTGCCGGCCGGGAACTGGACTGGGCGCATCGGCCGGAAGTGTTCAAACGATATCCTCCTGGCGCAGTGGAACAGCTACTGCCCCTGCCTGCGTGCGCCGTTGCGGCCGCGCAGTCCCTGCCCCTGCTCCTGCAGGGACGCCATGCCCGCACCGGCCGGCCCAGTCTGCAGCAGTTATCGAACATCCTGGGCCTGGCCTCCGGCATCACCCGGACTCGCATCCAGGGCGGCGGGGCATATCATTTCCGCACCTGGGCGTCCGCCGGGGGGCTGTTCCCCTGCGAACTGTATCTGGCCCTGGGCGGGGCCTGGGAGCATGCGGACCCCGAAGGCCGTCTTGTCCCCGGGCTCTGGCACCATCAGCCCGAAACCCACAGCCTGACCCTGCTGCGGCACGGCGATGCCCTGGGCGTGGCGGCCATGGCGGCGGGGCTGCCGGAGGCTTCTTCGCGTCCCTCCCGTTTGGCCGGCGTGGCCTGCATTACCGCCATCGTGCACCGCTCGGCCTGGAAATACGGCGAGCGGGCCTACCGCTACCTGCTGCTGGACGCCGGGCATCTGGCGGAGAATCTGCTGCTGGCCCTGTGGCTGGAGGGCTACGGCGCCATGTGGGCGGCGGATTTCAAGGACGACGCCATGAACGCCCTCCTGGGACTGGATGGCGAACGCGAGATCTGCCTGCTGGCCATCCCGTTTTTCAGCGGCGAGATGCCGGACGCCTTTGCCGCCATGCCGGCTCCGGCCGGACCCCTGGCCGAGTTTGCCGATCGCAACGCCGTGCAGGACGCCAGCCGGTGCGCCCGGGTGGAACGGCCGTGGCCGGTACTGTTGGGCCTGCACCGCGCCGGCAACATCGAGTCGCGTTTTGTGGGTCGGTCCGAGGCAGCCTCGCCGCCGGCGGTCGAAACGCTGTTCGGGGCAGACGTCCGGGAGCCCCTTCCCTTGCAGGATGCCGCCGCCGTGCATGCCGAGCGGCTGTGGCCGTCCATCTCGCGGACCATCCTCAGCCGGCGCAGCCAGCGTCGGTTTGTCTCGGAGCCCGTGCCGGCGGCCACGTTTCAGGCGTTCTGCCACCTGCTGTGCGACCGCAGTCTGCAGGACCGCGGGGCGCGCAACCTGTGCCTGGCCCTGGGGCTTCGGAATATTGACGGATTTTCAGACGGGCTGTACGCCCTGGACAGGGAGGGCCGGACCCTGACCTTACTGCATCCTGATGCGCCGCACGAGGCCCTGGCCCTGGCCTGTCTTGGGCAGACGTGGATGGTGCGGGCGGCGGTGCAGGTGTGCATGGTGGCAGATGTGGCCGCGTGCGAGGGCCGCTGGGGGCCGCGCAGTTACCGGGCGCTGGGGCTGGCTGCCGGGCGGCTGGGCCAGCGGGTCTATCTGGCGGCCACCTCCTTGGGCTGGGGGGCCTGCGGCGTGGGTGCTTTTTTTGACGACGAAGCCGGCGCCGTCCTGGGCCTGCGGGGCGCGGCGCGCCTGCTGTACGCCGTGCCGGCCGGGCCAGTTGCGGAGGCGACGTGA
- a CDS encoding energy-coupling factor ABC transporter ATP-binding protein encodes MISAANLEFAYADAPPALQDLTFALTAGSITCLAGRNGSGKSTLLGLMAGLYPPTRGVLHLAGHQSPGDERALRSRARLVLQEADLQCLGATVGEDLLLGTDDLAAARTLAARMGLAALWDAPIHTLSHGQKRKCAIAAALLATPDVLLLDEPLSGLDHPAVLELRAIIQENQTAGMTQVISTHDLEPVLDLCDHVLALEAGRLVCFDTPAAALPRLAAMGLRPPCSWRFAGRVEPYV; translated from the coding sequence ATGATTTCCGCTGCCAATCTCGAATTCGCATATGCAGACGCCCCCCCTGCCCTGCAGGATCTGACGTTCGCCCTGACGGCGGGCTCCATCACCTGTCTGGCCGGGCGCAACGGCAGCGGCAAATCCACCCTGCTGGGGCTCATGGCCGGCCTGTATCCCCCCACCCGCGGCGTCCTGCATCTGGCCGGGCATCAATCGCCAGGAGACGAACGCGCCCTGCGCAGCCGCGCCCGGCTGGTGCTGCAAGAGGCGGATCTGCAATGCCTGGGGGCCACGGTGGGGGAAGATCTGCTCCTGGGAACCGACGACCTCGCCGCCGCCCGGACCCTGGCAGCCCGCATGGGACTGGCCGCGCTCTGGGACGCGCCCATCCATACCCTCTCCCATGGCCAGAAACGCAAATGCGCCATCGCCGCCGCCCTGCTGGCCACGCCGGATGTGCTGCTGCTGGACGAGCCCCTGAGCGGGCTGGACCACCCGGCCGTCCTGGAGCTGCGCGCCATCATCCAGGAAAACCAGACCGCCGGCATGACGCAGGTCATCTCCACCCACGACCTGGAACCGGTGCTTGATCTCTGCGATCATGTGCTGGCCCTGGAAGCCGGCCGGCTGGTCTGTTTCGACACCCCGGCCGCAGCCCTGCCCCGCCTGGCGGCCATGGGCCTGCGCCCGCCATGCTCCTGGCGCTTTGCCGGCCGCGTGGAGCCATATGTCTGA
- the serS gene encoding serine--tRNA ligase, giving the protein MLDIKRLQKDPDAIRQALAHRHSPLNVDDFLTLDDERRRLIQETDALKAERNTASAEIGKRKRSGEPAEALMARMGEVNARIKELDVLLAEADAKVEAWMLACPNAPHASTPVGASEADNPVVHVWGEKPAYDFAPKEHWELGATLGGLDFERAAKISGARFAVSWGWAARLERALAAFMLDVHTQENGYTEVATPVIVTAKTLYGTGQLPKFAEDLFKLEGTDQHLIPTAEVPVTNLHADETLPEESLPRAYCAHTPCFRSEAGSAGKDTRGLIRLHQFNKVELVRLCRPEDSYAELETLRRHAESILQKLGLHYRVIELCTGDIGFSSAKTYDLEVWLPGQNAYREISSCSNCEDFQARRAGIRCKSKADKKSRLVHTLNGSGLAVGRTLVAVLENGQRADGSVVIPEALVPYMGGLRVITPA; this is encoded by the coding sequence ATGCTCGACATCAAACGCCTGCAGAAAGATCCGGACGCCATCCGTCAGGCCCTGGCCCATCGGCATTCTCCCCTGAATGTGGATGATTTTCTGACCCTGGACGACGAGCGCCGCCGACTCATCCAGGAAACCGACGCCCTGAAGGCTGAACGCAACACCGCGTCCGCCGAAATCGGCAAACGCAAGCGCAGCGGCGAGCCTGCGGAAGCCCTCATGGCCCGCATGGGCGAGGTGAACGCCCGCATCAAGGAACTGGATGTGCTGCTGGCCGAGGCCGACGCCAAGGTGGAAGCCTGGATGCTCGCCTGTCCCAACGCGCCCCATGCCAGCACCCCCGTGGGCGCTTCCGAGGCCGACAATCCCGTGGTGCATGTGTGGGGCGAAAAGCCGGCCTACGACTTCGCCCCCAAGGAACATTGGGAGCTGGGCGCGACCCTGGGCGGACTGGACTTTGAACGCGCGGCCAAGATCTCCGGGGCCCGCTTCGCCGTCTCCTGGGGCTGGGCTGCCAGGCTGGAGCGCGCCCTGGCGGCCTTCATGCTGGACGTGCACACCCAGGAAAACGGCTACACCGAGGTGGCCACGCCGGTCATCGTCACCGCCAAAACCCTCTACGGCACCGGGCAACTGCCCAAGTTCGCCGAGGATCTGTTCAAGCTCGAAGGCACGGACCAGCACCTCATCCCCACGGCAGAGGTGCCCGTGACCAATCTGCACGCCGACGAAACCCTGCCTGAAGAGTCCCTGCCACGGGCCTACTGCGCCCACACGCCCTGCTTCCGCTCCGAGGCGGGCAGCGCAGGCAAGGACACCCGCGGCCTCATCCGCCTGCATCAGTTCAACAAGGTGGAGCTGGTGCGCCTCTGCCGCCCCGAAGACAGCTATGCCGAGCTGGAGACACTGCGCCGCCACGCGGAATCCATCCTCCAGAAGCTGGGCCTGCATTATCGCGTCATCGAATTATGCACCGGTGACATTGGCTTTTCCTCGGCCAAGACATACGACCTGGAAGTCTGGCTGCCCGGCCAGAACGCCTACCGCGAAATCTCCAGCTGCTCCAATTGCGAAGACTTCCAGGCCCGCCGCGCCGGCATCCGCTGCAAGAGCAAGGCGGACAAGAAATCCCGCCTCGTCCACACCCTGAACGGCTCCGGTCTGGCCGTGGGCCGCACCCTGGTGGCTGTGCTGGAAAACGGCCAGCGCGCCGACGGCAGCGTGGTCATTCCCGAGGCCCTGGTGCCGTATATGGGCGGACTGCGGGTCATCACGCCGGCATAA
- a CDS encoding HAMP domain-containing methyl-accepting chemotaxis protein: MKNLKLAYKIGIGFGLLIVISCALGGVAIWNMQGVEDQSTTLSNEFIPEVGLAGRIERDTAALMYAMRGYGFSEEDAFWQQATAALTDLKEALRNTKAHAEHYPRLVKLKEQLPQAEKATAEYELLMTKTRDNIQAMAKMRAAMEAAAADFMQNLSPFLRDQHEALKSELTSMAGSSATLERQQKILWLEDINNRAFTARLLNIKAMAWRDASLADDSLKALQAIDPILDQLKTVTRQQANLEQIANCRKASAAYAKAVEGFLVEWKLLQQLNADRTRVGGDATAAAQAIATAGMEATTTVSNEAVASMASAIRVLFVGLSAAIIIGVFLAWVITRMITRPVAQGVTFAEAMAQGDFTRTLNIDQKDEVGALAKALNEMVARLREVVGEVQSASDNVASGSEELSASAQNMSQGATEQAASVEEISSSMEEMSANIRQNAENAVETERIALKAAKDAQSGGEAVGKTVSAMKQIAEKISIIEEIARQTNLLALNAAIEAARAGEHGKGFAVVAAEVRKLAERSGAAANEISDLSSTSVEIAEKAGQMLTVIVPDIQRTAELVQEIAAASNEQNSGSDQINKAIQQLDQVVQQNASASEEMASTSEELSSQAQQLQATMSFFRVDSTGGTVRRTAAVVRKPLPAAKPKAAIQGRTQRPAPNTAASGGVRLELKDDLADDEFERY, from the coding sequence ATGAAAAATCTTAAACTGGCGTATAAAATCGGTATCGGTTTCGGGCTGCTCATCGTCATTTCGTGCGCCCTGGGGGGGGTAGCCATTTGGAACATGCAAGGCGTGGAGGATCAGTCCACCACGCTCTCCAATGAATTCATCCCGGAAGTCGGTCTGGCCGGGCGCATTGAGCGCGACACCGCCGCCCTCATGTACGCCATGCGCGGCTACGGCTTCAGCGAAGAAGACGCCTTCTGGCAGCAGGCCACCGCCGCGCTGACCGATCTCAAGGAGGCGCTGCGGAACACCAAGGCCCATGCCGAGCACTATCCGCGCCTGGTCAAACTCAAGGAACAGCTCCCGCAGGCCGAAAAAGCGACGGCCGAATACGAGCTGCTGATGACCAAAACCCGCGACAACATCCAGGCCATGGCCAAAATGCGCGCGGCCATGGAAGCGGCGGCCGCGGACTTCATGCAGAACCTCAGCCCCTTCCTGCGGGACCAGCACGAGGCCTTGAAGTCGGAGCTGACTTCCATGGCCGGGTCCAGCGCCACGCTGGAGCGCCAGCAGAAAATTCTCTGGCTTGAAGACATCAACAACCGTGCCTTCACCGCCCGCCTGCTCAACATCAAGGCCATGGCCTGGCGCGACGCGTCCCTTGCCGACGACTCCCTGAAGGCCCTGCAGGCCATCGACCCGATTCTTGATCAGCTCAAGACAGTGACCCGCCAGCAGGCAAACCTGGAGCAGATCGCCAACTGCCGCAAGGCCTCGGCCGCCTATGCCAAGGCCGTGGAAGGATTCCTGGTTGAGTGGAAGCTGCTGCAGCAGCTCAATGCGGACCGCACCCGCGTGGGCGGGGATGCCACCGCCGCGGCCCAGGCCATCGCCACCGCCGGCATGGAGGCCACCACCACCGTGAGCAACGAGGCCGTGGCGTCCATGGCGTCGGCCATCCGCGTGCTCTTCGTGGGCTTGTCTGCTGCGATCATCATCGGCGTGTTCCTGGCATGGGTCATCACGCGCATGATCACCCGGCCCGTGGCCCAGGGCGTGACTTTTGCCGAGGCCATGGCCCAGGGCGATTTCACGCGCACCCTGAACATCGACCAAAAGGACGAAGTGGGCGCGCTGGCCAAGGCCCTCAACGAAATGGTCGCCCGCCTGCGCGAGGTGGTGGGCGAGGTGCAGAGCGCGTCGGACAACGTGGCCTCCGGCTCCGAGGAGCTTTCCGCCTCGGCCCAGAACATGAGCCAGGGCGCCACGGAACAGGCCGCCAGCGTGGAGGAAATCTCCTCTTCCATGGAAGAGATGAGCGCCAACATCCGCCAGAACGCTGAAAACGCCGTGGAGACCGAGCGCATCGCCCTCAAGGCCGCCAAGGACGCCCAATCCGGCGGCGAGGCCGTGGGCAAAACCGTCTCGGCCATGAAGCAGATTGCGGAAAAGATCTCCATCATTGAGGAAATCGCCCGTCAGACCAACCTGCTGGCCCTGAACGCAGCCATTGAGGCCGCCCGGGCCGGCGAACACGGCAAGGGCTTTGCCGTGGTGGCTGCGGAAGTGCGCAAGCTGGCCGAACGCTCCGGCGCGGCAGCCAACGAAATCAGCGACCTCTCCTCCACCAGCGTGGAAATTGCGGAAAAGGCCGGGCAGATGCTCACCGTCATCGTGCCGGATATCCAACGCACCGCGGAACTGGTACAGGAAATCGCCGCTGCCTCCAACGAGCAGAACTCCGGTTCGGATCAGATCAACAAGGCCATCCAGCAGCTGGATCAGGTGGTGCAGCAGAACGCCTCGGCCTCCGAAGAAATGGCCTCCACCTCCGAGGAACTCTCCAGCCAGGCCCAGCAGCTGCAAGCCACCATGTCCTTCTTCCGCGTGGACAGCACCGGCGGCACAGTGCGGCGCACGGCGGCCGTGGTGCGCAAGCCCCTGCCCGCCGCCAAGCCCAAGGCGGCCATCCAGGGCAGAACCCAGCGGCCCGCGCCCAACACCGCCGCCTCAGGCGGCGTGCGGCTGGAGCTCAAGGACGACCTGGCCGACGACGAGTTTGAACGGTATTAG
- a CDS encoding chemotaxis protein CheW produces MSETLAQLNQHLTFTLGGEQFACNIASVREILDAAETTRIPMTPPYMRGVINVRGHAVPVVDLRVKFGMETAPDTVNTCVIIAEVTVGAEAVLLGALADSVQEVLEIPQDTISPPPRLGASIDTRFMTGMARMGERFCILLDLNAVFSVDELAEVAACSQAA; encoded by the coding sequence ATGAGCGAGACCCTGGCCCAGCTCAATCAGCACCTCACCTTCACCCTGGGCGGCGAGCAGTTCGCCTGCAACATCGCCTCGGTGCGGGAAATCCTTGATGCGGCGGAAACCACCCGCATCCCGATGACGCCGCCGTACATGCGTGGCGTCATCAACGTGCGCGGCCATGCCGTGCCCGTGGTGGATCTGCGGGTGAAGTTCGGCATGGAGACAGCGCCGGACACGGTCAACACCTGCGTTATCATTGCAGAAGTCACTGTCGGCGCCGAGGCGGTGCTGCTGGGAGCCCTGGCGGATTCCGTGCAGGAAGTACTGGAGATTCCGCAGGATACCATCTCCCCGCCCCCCAGGCTGGGGGCCAGCATCGACACCCGGTTCATGACCGGCATGGCCCGCATGGGCGAACGGTTCTGCATTTTGCTGGATCTGAACGCCGTCTTCTCCGTGGATGAACTGGCGGAAGTGGCCGCCTGCAGTCAGGCCGCCTGA
- a CDS encoding dihydrolipoyl dehydrogenase family protein produces MEHSYDLIVIGGGPAGGAVASPCSEAGLSVAMLEKDAFGGVCPLRGCNPKKVLLGPAELRAAVRHLAPNGLEGELRVNWPQLMDFVHSFTRPVPDAAENAYQMKGIETYHGAARFLDAHRVQVGEDVLHGKYIAICTGRVPRPVSFSEVGPLPTSNEFLELEELPRRIACIGGGVVALELASLALHAGATVHLLHRSERLLRGLDLDCVTALVEALGQAGMDIRINTSVLSVTPTADGLLVVFDQDGTEQAVMVDALFNFAGREADVAGLDLAAAGLQEATPGAFRAGLPVTPTMQTAQPHLFAAGDCAATPFNLTPSASLEGAVTAANIIALHQGQPLQTVDYRGIPSVCFSIPPVASVGLSQAQAEADGVPHRVKTYNLANSFPWKRLGEHAGLSKVILDEDGDRLLGAHLVGHNAEEMINTLALAIRAQVPLSALRQAVWVYPTCGYYLKYLL; encoded by the coding sequence ATGGAACACTCCTACGACCTCATCGTCATCGGCGGCGGACCAGCCGGCGGCGCCGTGGCCTCACCCTGCAGCGAGGCCGGACTTTCGGTGGCCATGCTGGAAAAGGATGCCTTTGGCGGCGTCTGCCCGTTGCGAGGCTGCAACCCCAAAAAAGTCCTGCTCGGTCCGGCGGAGCTGCGCGCCGCTGTCCGCCATCTGGCCCCGAACGGCCTGGAGGGCGAATTGCGCGTCAACTGGCCGCAGCTCATGGACTTTGTGCACAGCTTCACCCGGCCCGTCCCGGACGCTGCGGAAAACGCCTATCAGATGAAAGGGATCGAAACCTATCACGGCGCGGCCCGGTTCCTGGACGCCCATCGCGTCCAGGTGGGCGAGGACGTGCTGCACGGCAAGTATATCGCCATCTGCACCGGTCGCGTGCCCCGGCCGGTGTCCTTCTCCGAGGTCGGCCCGCTGCCCACCTCCAACGAGTTTCTGGAGCTGGAGGAATTGCCCCGCCGCATCGCCTGCATCGGCGGCGGCGTGGTGGCCCTGGAGTTGGCCAGCCTCGCCCTGCACGCCGGGGCCACGGTGCACCTGCTGCACCGTTCGGAGCGGTTGCTGCGCGGTCTTGATCTGGACTGCGTGACCGCCCTGGTGGAAGCCCTCGGCCAAGCCGGCATGGATATCCGCATTAACACCTCGGTGCTGTCCGTCACCCCCACGGCCGACGGACTGCTGGTGGTGTTCGACCAGGACGGGACCGAACAGGCCGTGATGGTGGACGCCCTCTTCAACTTTGCCGGCCGCGAGGCCGACGTGGCCGGGCTGGATCTGGCCGCCGCCGGCCTGCAGGAAGCGACTCCCGGCGCTTTCCGCGCCGGCCTGCCCGTCACCCCCACCATGCAGACGGCGCAGCCGCACCTCTTTGCCGCGGGCGATTGCGCGGCCACCCCCTTCAACCTCACCCCCAGCGCCAGCCTGGAAGGGGCGGTGACGGCGGCCAACATCATCGCCCTGCACCAGGGACAGCCCCTGCAGACAGTGGACTATCGCGGCATCCCGAGCGTGTGCTTCAGCATCCCGCCCGTGGCCAGCGTGGGGCTTTCCCAGGCCCAGGCAGAGGCGGACGGCGTGCCGCACCGGGTCAAGACATACAATCTGGCCAACTCCTTCCCCTGGAAACGCCTGGGCGAACACGCGGGACTCTCCAAAGTGATTCTGGACGAAGACGGCGACCGTCTGCTGGGCGCGCATCTGGTGGGCCACAACGCCGAGGAGATGATCAATACCCTCGCCCTGGCCATCCGGGCACAGGTGCCCCTCTCCGCCCTGCGGCAGGCGGTCTGGGTCTATCCGACCTGCGGATATTATTTGAAATATCTGTTGTGA
- a CDS encoding structural protein: protein MARRRQLPVGNLRAPLTELDRQQYEKSPLSRWVWRASPNACLACQALDGRKFLYPDVPARPHPNCRCTVEVQKCQLPTFQNNKEFGATDAPKNDASAEDMSRHIAYQSAGVFSGYDDGVREQFLGGQKIFVTVKNLGPFLGGVTIKTNLGGDTMAPLSVGQQRTIGFSHFGEAPLMWNVLILVAVGDNSSYFYMIDG from the coding sequence ATGGCCCGTCGCCGTCAGCTTCCTGTGGGGAATTTGCGCGCACCATTGACGGAACTTGATAGACAACAGTATGAAAAATCGCCATTGTCACGTTGGGTCTGGCGGGCCAGCCCCAATGCCTGCCTGGCTTGCCAGGCATTGGATGGCCGCAAGTTTTTGTATCCGGATGTCCCCGCCCGTCCGCATCCCAATTGCCGTTGTACTGTGGAGGTGCAAAAATGTCAGTTGCCAACTTTCCAAAACAATAAAGAATTCGGCGCAACAGATGCTCCCAAAAATGATGCCTCTGCAGAAGACATGTCGCGGCATATAGCCTATCAAAGTGCCGGAGTTTTTTCCGGGTATGATGACGGCGTACGCGAACAGTTTTTAGGAGGGCAGAAGATTTTTGTAACAGTCAAGAACCTTGGACCATTTCTAGGTGGGGTAACGATAAAAACAAATCTCGGCGGCGATACGATGGCCCCTCTTTCTGTAGGCCAACAACGCACCATCGGGTTTAGCCATTTTGGTGAGGCGCCACTGATGTGGAACGTACTCATTCTTGTGGCTGTTGGCGATAATAGTAGTTATTTTTATATGATAGATGGATAG